One part of the Flavobacterium johnsoniae UW101 genome encodes these proteins:
- the gap gene encoding type I glyceraldehyde-3-phosphate dehydrogenase → MSKVKLGINGFGRIGRIVFRESFNRDNVEVVAINDLLDVDHLAYLLKYDSVHGRFNGTVEVKEGKLYVNGRNIRITAERNPADLKWNEVDVDVVAECTGIFTTIETASEHLKGGAKKVIISAPSADAPMFVMGVNHETAKASDLVVSNASCTTNCLAPLAKVIHDNFEIVEGLMTTVHATTSTQMTADGPSRKDWRGGRAAAINIIPSSTGAAKAVGKVIPSLNGKLTGMSFRVPTADVSVVDLTVKVAKETTYEEILAVLKKASENEMKGILGYTEDAVVSQDFISDKRTSIVDAGAGIGLNSTFFKLVSWYDNEYGYSSKLIDLSVHIAGLK, encoded by the coding sequence ATGTCAAAAGTAAAATTAGGAATAAACGGATTTGGACGTATCGGAAGAATCGTTTTTAGAGAGTCTTTCAATAGAGATAATGTAGAAGTTGTAGCGATCAACGATTTATTAGACGTAGATCACTTAGCTTACTTATTAAAATATGATTCAGTTCACGGTCGTTTCAACGGAACTGTTGAAGTTAAAGAAGGAAAATTGTATGTAAACGGAAGAAACATCCGTATCACTGCAGAAAGAAATCCTGCTGACTTAAAATGGAACGAAGTTGATGTTGATGTAGTAGCAGAATGTACTGGTATCTTCACAACTATCGAAACTGCAAGCGAGCACTTAAAAGGAGGAGCTAAAAAAGTTATCATTTCTGCTCCATCTGCTGATGCTCCAATGTTTGTAATGGGAGTTAACCACGAAACTGCAAAAGCTTCTGATTTAGTTGTTTCTAACGCTTCTTGTACTACAAACTGTTTAGCTCCTTTAGCTAAAGTTATCCACGATAATTTCGAAATCGTTGAAGGTTTAATGACAACTGTTCACGCAACTACTTCAACTCAAATGACTGCTGACGGACCTTCTAGAAAAGACTGGAGAGGTGGACGTGCAGCTGCAATCAACATCATTCCTTCTTCAACAGGTGCTGCTAAAGCGGTTGGAAAAGTTATCCCATCTTTAAATGGAAAATTAACTGGAATGTCTTTCCGTGTACCTACTGCTGACGTTTCTGTTGTAGATTTAACTGTAAAAGTTGCTAAAGAAACTACATACGAAGAAATCTTAGCTGTATTGAAAAAAGCTTCAGAAAACGAAATGAAAGGTATCTTAGGATATACTGAAGATGCAGTTGTTTCTCAAGACTTTATTTCTGATAAAAGAACTTCAATCGTTGATGCTGGTGCAGGAATCGGATTAAATTCTACTTTCTTCAAATTAGTATCTTGGTATGACAATGAGTACGGATACTCAAGCAAATTAATTGATTTGTCTGTGCATATCGCAGGTTTAAAATAA
- the pfkA gene encoding 6-phosphofructokinase: MSKTIKKVGVLTSGGDSPGMNAAIRSVVRTCAYHNIECIGIYRGYQGMIEGDFKEMGPRSVNNIVNKGGTILKSARSVDFRTPEGRKKAHENLLKAGIDALVVIGGDGSFTGGLIFNSEYDFPVMGIPGTIDNDIYGTSFTLGYDTALNTVVDCIDKIRDTASSHNRLFFVEVMGRDAGHIALNAGIGAGAEEILIPEEDLGLDRLLDSLQKSKASGKSSSIVVIAEGDKIGKNVFELKDYVEANLPEYDVRVSVLGHMQRGGSPSCFDRVLASRLGVKAVESLIEGKSNYMVGLKEDKVVLTPLEQAIKGKSEIDRELLRVSDIMST, from the coding sequence ATGTCAAAAACAATAAAAAAAGTAGGTGTTCTTACCTCAGGAGGAGACTCACCGGGAATGAATGCTGCAATACGATCAGTTGTTCGAACATGTGCTTATCATAATATAGAATGCATAGGAATTTATAGAGGGTATCAAGGAATGATCGAAGGTGATTTTAAAGAAATGGGCCCTCGAAGCGTTAATAATATTGTAAATAAAGGAGGAACGATCCTGAAATCGGCTCGTTCTGTAGACTTTAGAACCCCGGAAGGCCGTAAAAAAGCTCACGAAAATCTTCTTAAAGCCGGAATTGATGCTTTAGTTGTTATTGGAGGAGACGGAAGTTTTACCGGAGGTTTAATTTTTAACTCAGAATATGATTTTCCTGTAATGGGAATTCCAGGTACAATTGATAATGATATTTATGGTACAAGCTTTACTTTAGGTTATGACACTGCTTTAAATACTGTTGTTGACTGTATAGATAAAATTAGAGATACTGCAAGTTCACATAACCGTTTATTCTTTGTAGAGGTTATGGGTAGAGATGCAGGTCACATCGCACTTAATGCCGGAATTGGAGCAGGTGCAGAAGAAATCCTTATTCCTGAAGAAGATTTAGGTCTTGACAGATTGTTAGACTCTCTTCAAAAAAGTAAAGCTTCAGGAAAATCATCAAGTATAGTAGTTATTGCCGAAGGTGATAAAATTGGTAAAAACGTATTCGAATTAAAAGATTATGTTGAAGCTAATTTACCTGAATACGACGTAAGAGTATCTGTTTTAGGACACATGCAGCGTGGTGGTTCGCCATCTTGTTTTGACCGTGTTCTGGCAAGTCGTCTTGGTGTAAAAGCAGTTGAGTCTTTAATTGAAGGAAAATCAAACTACATGGTTGGTCTTAAGGAAGATAAAGTTGTTTTAACTCCGCTGGAGCAGGCAATTAAAGGTAAATCTGAAATTGATAGAGAATTATTGAGAGTGTCAGACATTATGTCTACATAA